One stretch of Camelus bactrianus isolate YW-2024 breed Bactrian camel chromosome 19, ASM4877302v1, whole genome shotgun sequence DNA includes these proteins:
- the LOC123611886 gene encoding centrosomal protein of 162 kDa-like isoform X3 — protein MTVFVVLLGSLDSVAEVSLDEQDKATAKPKAPPGVTDNETTRTGENLPMVEELMKPIRIDSFGVDGFDLQPVSIFQC, from the exons ATGACTGTTTTCG TAGTGCTGCTTGGCTCATTAGACTCTGTTGCAGAGGTCAGCCTTGATGAGCAGGACAAAGCAACAGCTAAGCCGAAGGCCCCGCCGGGTGTGACTGATAATGAAACGACAAGGACGGGTGAAA ATCTGCCCATGGTAGAGGAGCTGATGAAGCCTATCAGAATAGATTCCTTTGGAGTTGATGGTTTTGATTTACAACCTGTCAG CATTTTTCAGTGCTGA
- the LOC123611886 gene encoding centrosomal protein of 162 kDa-like isoform X2 — MTVFVVLLGSLDSVAEVSLDEQDKATAKPKAPPGVTDNETTRTGENLPMVEELMKPIRIDSFGVDGFDLQPVSYKKLAKNKET; from the exons ATGACTGTTTTCG TAGTGCTGCTTGGCTCATTAGACTCTGTTGCAGAGGTCAGCCTTGATGAGCAGGACAAAGCAACAGCTAAGCCGAAGGCCCCGCCGGGTGTGACTGATAATGAAACGACAAGGACGGGTGAAA ATCTGCCCATGGTAGAGGAGCTGATGAAGCCTATCAGAATAGATTCCTTTGGAGTTGATGGTTTTGATTTACAACCTGTCAG CTACAAGAAACTGGCTAAGAATAAAGAAACTTAA